Proteins encoded in a region of the Solanum dulcamara chromosome 9, daSolDulc1.2, whole genome shotgun sequence genome:
- the LOC129904697 gene encoding pentatricopeptide repeat-containing protein At2g27610 has protein sequence MVLRLCLKKARPFLHFKNQLNTHCCSHSFAIDLEEEAQISSYESSNYRLAHKVFDENPRRVSLNNHLLFEYSRNSFNVEALNLFVGIHRNGFSIDGSSLSCILKVSACLFDLNFGKQVHTLCIKSGYFDNVSVGTSLVDMYMKMENVDEGQKMFDEMEDNKNVVTWTSLLSGYSCNKLVDRALEVFRVMLVGGVKPNAFTFATVLGVLADKCVVEKGIQVHSMVIKCGFETITSVGNSLINMYLKSGMVREATAVFEGMEDRNEVSWNGMIAGLVTNGLYSEALKLFHMMRLTGVELTRSIYVTAVKLCTNLKELVFARQLHGRVMKNGFYFDNNIRTALMVSYTKCGEMDDAFKLFSMMHKFRNVVSWTAMIGGYMQNNRPEQAANLFCQMKKDGIRPNDFTYSTVLAAHPSISPFQVHAEVIKTEYQSSPTVGTALLDAYVKTGNTDEAAKVFEEIDEKDIIAWSAMLSGYAQKGDIQGAVRVFRQLVKNGVRPNEFTFSSVINACVTSMASVEQGKQFHCSVIKSGHSNALCVSSALVTMYAKRGNIESAYEIFKRQPERDLVSWNSMISGYAQHGYGTKALKIFEEMQKRYLDMDNITFIGVISACTNAGLLNEGEKYFDMMVNDFHISPKMEIYSCMVDLYSRAGMLDKAMAIINKMPFPAGAIVWRTLLAASRVHRNVEIGKLAAENLISLQPQDSAAYVLLSNLYAATGDWQERAKVRKLMDVRKVKKEIGYSWIEVKNKTYSFMAGDVSHPLSDSIYMKLDELCGRLKDAGYHPDTNYVLHDVEDEHKEAILSRHSERLAIAFGLIATSPGIPIQIVKNLRVCGDCHSVIKLISKIEGREIIVRDSNRFHHFKAGLCSCGDYW, from the coding sequence ATGGTTCTAAGGCTGTGTTTGAAAAAAGCGAGGCCTTTCCTGcatttcaagaatcaactgaacACCCATTGTTGTTCTCATTCATTCGCCATTGATTTGGAAGAAGAAGCTCAAATCAGTTCATATGAATCTTCAAATTATCGCCTTGCACACAAAGTGTTTGATGAAAATCCTCGTAGAGTTTCTTTGAACAATCACTTGCTATTTGAGTATTCCCGGAACAGTTTTAATGTAGAAGCTTTAAATCTGTTTGTGGGTATTCATCGTAATGGATTTTCGATTGATGGGTCGAGTCTTTCTTGTATATTGAAAGTCTCTGCTTGTCTGTTTGATTTAAATTTTGGTAAACAAGTGCATACTCTCTGTATTAAATCTGGTTACTTTGACAATGTTAGTGTTGGGACTTCACTTGTtgacatgtatatgaaaatggaGAATGTTGATGAAGGTCAGAAAATGTTTGATGAAATGGAGGATAACAAGAATGTTGTGACTTGGACTTCGTTGCTTTCGGGTTATTCGTGTAATAAGTTGGTTGATAGAGCGTTAGAAGTGTTTCGTGTAATGTTAGTTGGAGGAGTTAAGCCTAATGCATTTACTTTCGCAACAGTTCTTGGAGTTTTGGCTGATAAATGTGTAGTTGAAAAAGGGATTCAAGTGCATAGTATGGTTATCAAGTGTGGTTTTGAGACGATAACGTCTGTGGGAAATTCTTTGATTAATATGTATTTGAAATCCGGTATGGTTAGAGAGGCCACAGCTGTATTTGAGGGTATGGAAGATAGGAATGAAGTATCTTGGAATGGTATGATAGCTGGTCTGGTGACTAATGGGCTTTATTCCGAAGCACTTAAGTTGTTCCACATGATGAGGCTTACAGGTGTGGAACTGACGCGATCGATTTATGTTACAGCTGTTAAATTATGTACTAACCTTAAAGAATTGGTTTTTGCAAGACAACTTCATGGTCGAGTTATGAAGAACGGGTTCTATTTTGACAATAATATCAGAACAGCACTCATGGTCTCTTATACCAAGTGTGGGGAGATGGATGATGCCTTCAAGTTATTCTCTATGATGCATAAATTCAGGAATGTGGTTTCTTGGACAGCAATGATTGGCGGGTATATGCAGAATAATAGACCAGAGCAAGCGGCGAATCTCTTTTGCCAAATGAAAAAGGATGGGATAAGGCCAAACGATTTCACTTATTCAACTGTTCTTGCAGCTCATCCGTCTATTTCGCCGTTCCAAGTACATGCAGAAGTCATCAAAACTGAGTACCAGAGCTCACCTACTGTCGGAACTGCATTATTAGACGCCTATGTGAAAACAGGAAATACTGATGAGGCTGCAAAAGTTTTTGAAGAGATTGATGAGAAGGACATTATTGCATGGTCTGCTATGCTATCTGGTTATGCGCAAAAAGGAGACATTCAAGGTGCTGTCAGAGTCTTCCGGCAATTAGTCAAAAATGGGGTCAGGCCAAATGAGTTTACCTTCTCCAGTGTCATTAATGCATGTGTTACTTCCATGGCATCAGTGGAGCAAGGAAAACAATTTCATTGTAGCGTGATAAAATCAGGTCACAGTAATGCTTTATGTGTGAGCAGTGCCTTGGTaactatgtatgctaagagagGAAACATAGAAAGTGCATATGAGATTTTCAAGAGACAACCAGAAAGAGACTTGGTTTCATGGAACTCAATGATATCAGGATATGCTCAACATGGTTATGGCACAAAAGCTCTAAAGATATTCGAGGAAATGCAGAAAAGGTATTTAGATATGGACAatataacattcattggagttaTCTCTGCTTGTACTAATGCTGGACTGCTAAATGaaggtgaaaaatattttgacatgaTGGTAAACGACTttcatatttcaccaaaaatgGAGATATACTCTTGCATGGTAGACTTGTATAGCCGAGCTGGAATGCTGGATAAAGCCATGGCTATTATCAATAAAATGCCATTTCCTGCTGGTGCAATTGTGTGGCGTACTCTTCTGGCAGCAAGTCGAGTTCATCGCAATGTAGAGATTGGGAAACTTGCGGCCGAGAATCTCATTTCCCTTCAGCCTCAGGACTCAGCTGCATATGTTCTTCTATCCAATCTCTATGCTGCAACTGGAGATTGGCAAGAAAGAGCAAAAGTAAGGAAATTAATGGATGTGAGAAAAGTTAAAAAAGAGATCGGGTATAGCTGGATTGAGGTTAAGAATAAGACCTACTCATTCATGGCAGGTGATGTTTCACATCCCCTATCTGACAGTATATACATGAAACTTGATGAGTTATGTGGGCGATTGAAGGATGCAGGATATCATCCGGATACAAATTATGTTCTTCATGACGTGGAAGATGAACATAAAGAAGCCATTCTTTCTCGGCACAGTGAAAGGTTAGCTATTGCTTTTGGATTAATTGCCACGTCTCCAGGAATTCCCATTCAGATTGTGAAGAATCTCAGAGTCTGTGGTGACTGTCACAGTGTTATTAAATTAATATCAAAGATAGAAGGAAGGGAAATCATTGTCAGGGATTCAAATAGATTCCATCACTTCAAAGCAGGTCTATGCTCTTGTGGTGATTATTGGTGA
- the LOC129902321 gene encoding protein SUPPRESSOR OF K(+) TRANSPORT GROWTH DEFECT 1-like isoform X1 yields the protein MYSNFKEQAIEYVRQAVQEDNGGNYAKAFPLYMNALEYFKTHLKYEKNPKIKEAITQKFTEYLRRAEEIRAVLDEGGSGPGSNGGDAAVIAKPKTKPKDGEDGGEDPEQSKLRAGLNSAIVREKPNVKWNDVAGLESAKQALQEAVILPVKFPQFFTGKRRPWRAFLLYGPPGTGKSYLAKAVATEAESTFFSVSSSDLVSKWMGESEKLVSNLFEMARESAPSIIFVDEIDSLCGQRGEGNESEASRRIKTELLVQMQGVGHNDDKVLVLAATNTPYALDQAIRRRFDKRIYIPLPDLKARQHMFKVHLGDTPHNLSESDFEDLAHKTEGFSGSDVSVCVKDVLFEPVRKTQDAAFFTQTSNGTWIPCGPKQRGAEQTTMQELAAKGLASQIIPPPITKTDFDKVLARQRPTVSKSDLEVHNRFTKEFGEEG from the exons ATGTATAGCAATTTCAAGGAGCAAGCAATTGAGTATGTAAGGCAAGCAGTGCAAGAGGACAATGGTGGAAACTATGCCAAGGCATTTCCGTTGTATATGAATGCACTGGAGTACTTCAAGACCCATTTGAAGTATGAGAAGAACCCTAAGATTAAGGAGGCAATTACCCAGAAATTTACAGAGTATTTACGCCGGGCAGAGGAGATTCGGGCTGTGTTGGATGAGGGTGGGAGTGGGCCTGGTTCAAATGGAGGAGATGCAGCTGTGATTGCTAAGCCGAAAACTAAGCCTAAGGATGGTGAAGATGGGGGAGAGGATCCTGAACAGTCTAAGCTTAGGGCTGGGCTTAATTCAGCAATTGTTAGAGAGAAACCTAATGTGAAGTGGAATGATGTTGCTGGATTGGAGAGTGCCAAGCAGGCGCTGCAGGAAGCTGTTATTTTGCCTGTGAAATTCCCTCAGTTCTTCACAG GCAAGAGGCGACCGTGGAGAGCTTTTCTTCTTTATGGTCCTCCTGGGACAGGGAAGTCTTACTTGGCCAAAGCTGTTGCTACTGAAGCAGAATCCACTTTCTTTAG TGTCTCGTCATCAGACCTTGTTTCCAAGTGGATGGGTGAAAGTGAAAAGCTAGTTTCAAACCTTTTCGAAATGGCTCGTGAAAGTGCTCCTTCCATTATATTCGTTGATGAAATTGACTCCTTGTGTGGGCAGCGAGGAGAAGGAAATGAAAGTGAAGCTTCTCGACGTATTAAAACAGAACTCCTTGTGCAGATGCAG GGTGTTGGACACAATGATGATAAAGTTCTTGTACTTGCGGCAACAAATACACCCTATGCCCTAGATCAG GCTATAAGGCGAAGGTTTGATAAGCGTATCTACATTCCACTCCCAGATTTGAAGGCACGGCAACACATGTTCAAA GTTCATTTAGGTGATACCCCCCATAACTTAAGTGAGAGTGACTTTGAAGACTTGGCCCATAAGACAGAAGGTTTTTCTGGTTCAGATGTTTCTGTTTGT GTCAAGGACGTGCTATTTGAACCCGTACGTAAGACGCAAGATGCTGCGTTCTTTACTCAAACTTCTAATGGTACCTGGATTCCATGCGGACCAAAGCAACGGGGTGCTGAGCAGACAACTATGCAGGAGCTTGCTGCTAAAGGACTCGCATCCCAG ATCATCCCGCCACCTATTACAAAGACTGACTTTGATAAGGTTCTTGCTCGTCAAAGGCCAACAGTTAGTAAATCCGATCTTGAAGTGCACAACAGATTCACAAAGGAGTTTGGAGAAGAAGGTTGA
- the LOC129902321 gene encoding protein SUPPRESSOR OF K(+) TRANSPORT GROWTH DEFECT 1-like isoform X2, producing MYSNFKEQAIEYVRQAVQEDNGGNYAKAFPLYMNALEYFKTHLKYEKNPKIKEAITQKFTEYLRRAEEIRAVLDEGGSGPGSNGGDAAVIAKPKTKPKDGEDGGEDPEQSKLRAGLNSAIVREKPNVKWNDVAGLESAKQALQEAVILPVKFPQFFTGKRRPWRAFLLYGPPGTGKSYLAKAVATEAESTFFSWRVPTAIFMQCLVIRPCFQVDG from the exons ATGTATAGCAATTTCAAGGAGCAAGCAATTGAGTATGTAAGGCAAGCAGTGCAAGAGGACAATGGTGGAAACTATGCCAAGGCATTTCCGTTGTATATGAATGCACTGGAGTACTTCAAGACCCATTTGAAGTATGAGAAGAACCCTAAGATTAAGGAGGCAATTACCCAGAAATTTACAGAGTATTTACGCCGGGCAGAGGAGATTCGGGCTGTGTTGGATGAGGGTGGGAGTGGGCCTGGTTCAAATGGAGGAGATGCAGCTGTGATTGCTAAGCCGAAAACTAAGCCTAAGGATGGTGAAGATGGGGGAGAGGATCCTGAACAGTCTAAGCTTAGGGCTGGGCTTAATTCAGCAATTGTTAGAGAGAAACCTAATGTGAAGTGGAATGATGTTGCTGGATTGGAGAGTGCCAAGCAGGCGCTGCAGGAAGCTGTTATTTTGCCTGTGAAATTCCCTCAGTTCTTCACAG GCAAGAGGCGACCGTGGAGAGCTTTTCTTCTTTATGGTCCTCCTGGGACAGGGAAGTCTTACTTGGCCAAAGCTGTTGCTACTGAAGCAGAATCCACTTTCTTTAG TTGGCGAGTGCCAACTGCTATTTTCATGCAGTGTCTCGTCATCAGACCTTGTTTCCAAGTGGATGGGTGA
- the LOC129902321 gene encoding protein SUPPRESSOR OF K(+) TRANSPORT GROWTH DEFECT 1-like isoform X3, with product MYSNFKEQAIEYVRQAVQEDNGGNYAKAFPLYMNALEYFKTHLKYEKNPKIKEAITQKFTEYLRRAEEIRAVLDEGGSGPGSNGGDAAVIAKPKTKPKDGEDGGEDPEQSKLRAGLNSAIVREKPNVKWNDVAGLESAKQALQEAVILPVKFPQFFTGKRRPWRAFLLYGPPGTGKSYLAKAVATEAESTFFSFLDTSHSLATQVMLTHEC from the exons ATGTATAGCAATTTCAAGGAGCAAGCAATTGAGTATGTAAGGCAAGCAGTGCAAGAGGACAATGGTGGAAACTATGCCAAGGCATTTCCGTTGTATATGAATGCACTGGAGTACTTCAAGACCCATTTGAAGTATGAGAAGAACCCTAAGATTAAGGAGGCAATTACCCAGAAATTTACAGAGTATTTACGCCGGGCAGAGGAGATTCGGGCTGTGTTGGATGAGGGTGGGAGTGGGCCTGGTTCAAATGGAGGAGATGCAGCTGTGATTGCTAAGCCGAAAACTAAGCCTAAGGATGGTGAAGATGGGGGAGAGGATCCTGAACAGTCTAAGCTTAGGGCTGGGCTTAATTCAGCAATTGTTAGAGAGAAACCTAATGTGAAGTGGAATGATGTTGCTGGATTGGAGAGTGCCAAGCAGGCGCTGCAGGAAGCTGTTATTTTGCCTGTGAAATTCCCTCAGTTCTTCACAG GCAAGAGGCGACCGTGGAGAGCTTTTCTTCTTTATGGTCCTCCTGGGACAGGGAAGTCTTACTTGGCCAAAGCTGTTGCTACTGAAGCAGAATCCACTTTCTTTAG TTTTTTGGACACATCTCACTCTCTGGCAACACAAGTGATGCTAACCCATGAATGTTAA